Proteins found in one Lycium ferocissimum isolate CSIRO_LF1 chromosome 6, AGI_CSIRO_Lferr_CH_V1, whole genome shotgun sequence genomic segment:
- the LOC132059853 gene encoding D-aminoacyl-tRNA deacylase-like isoform X1 yields the protein MVTLVVATTTDPASINPAKELLAMPGWQPGPTLDQRVRSFINGDVRVLEHDKGIVEEDDLDQRWEMCTGQHVDEVIFLSKHTAVSNRPALTIHPIGVPHLKEGDVPPQGGRPGWAAPPNPRMGPWMILLNKIAESHNLIPEFEITFEATHHGPVTTKPTMFIEIGSTEEYWKRQDAAQVVALVSFTLLVAALLLVWEGLGLGGGPPVGNWSSTSANNKVLLGIGGGHYVPRHTDVIKKDGCWVGQLLSGYSLPMEDPGPTKGKVSAQDIAGTWKHSIRAAYDATKAGFPGGDILAHLDQKSFKGWQKNAIIEFLGAQNIKIGKPGDFS from the exons atGGTGACTCTTGTGGTGGCAACAACAACAGATCCAGCATCAATTAATCCAGCAAAGGAGTTATTAGCTATGCCAGGCTGGCAACCTGGGCCCACATTAGATCAACGTGTCAGAAGTTTTATTAACGGAGATGTGAGAGTGCTGGAACATGATAAAGGCATTGTGGAAGAAGATGATTTAGATCAACGGTGGGAGATGTGTACAGGTCAGCATGTTGATGAGGTTATATTCCTTAGTAAACATACTGCTGTATCCAACCGACCTGCTCTCACCATACACCCCATTG GGGTGCCACATTTGAAAGAGGGGGATGTTCCACCACAAGGAGGGAGGCCAGGGTGGGCAGCACCACCAAATCCAAGGATGGGACCCTGGATGATTCTTTTGAATAAAATTGCTGAATCTCATAATCTCATTCCTGAATTTGAA ATTACTTTTGAAGCTACTCATCATGGACCTGTGACAACTAAGCCAACAATGTTCATCGAGATAG GTAGCACTGAGGAGTACTGGAAGAGACAGGATGCTGCTCAAGTTGTTGCACTAGTGAGTTTTACTTTGTTAGTGGCTGCTTTACTG TTAGTCTGGGAAGGACTTGGACTTGGAGGAGGTCCTCCTGTTGGAAACTGGAGCAG TACATCTGCAAATAACAAAGTCCTCCTAGGGATTGGTGGAGGACATTATGTGCCACGACATACGGATGTGATAAA GAAGGATGGTTGTTGGGTAGGCCAACTCCTCTCCGGTTACTCCTTACCAATGGAAGATCCTGGCCCAACAAAAGGTAAAGTAAGTGCACAAGATATTGCTGGAACTTGGAAACATTCAATTAGAGCAGCATATGATGCTACCAAAGCAGGTTTTCCTGGTGGAGATATTCTGGCACATCTTGATCAGAA GAGTTTCAAGGGTTGGCAGAAGAATGCGATTATTGAATTCCTAGGTGCACAGAACATTAAAATTGGCAAGCCTGGTGACTTCAGCTGA
- the LOC132059853 gene encoding D-aminoacyl-tRNA deacylase-like isoform X2 has protein sequence MVTLVVATTTDPASINPAKELLAMPGWQPGPTLDQRVRSFINGDVRVLEHDKGIVEEDDLDQRWEMCTGQHVDEVIFLSKHTAVSNRPALTIHPIGVPHLKEGDVPPQGGRPGWAAPPNPRMGPWMILLNKIAESHNLIPEFEITFEATHHGPVTTKPTMFIEIGSTEEYWKRQDAAQVVALLVWEGLGLGGGPPVGNWSSTSANNKVLLGIGGGHYVPRHTDVIKKDGCWVGQLLSGYSLPMEDPGPTKGKVSAQDIAGTWKHSIRAAYDATKAGFPGGDILAHLDQKSFKGWQKNAIIEFLGAQNIKIGKPGDFS, from the exons atGGTGACTCTTGTGGTGGCAACAACAACAGATCCAGCATCAATTAATCCAGCAAAGGAGTTATTAGCTATGCCAGGCTGGCAACCTGGGCCCACATTAGATCAACGTGTCAGAAGTTTTATTAACGGAGATGTGAGAGTGCTGGAACATGATAAAGGCATTGTGGAAGAAGATGATTTAGATCAACGGTGGGAGATGTGTACAGGTCAGCATGTTGATGAGGTTATATTCCTTAGTAAACATACTGCTGTATCCAACCGACCTGCTCTCACCATACACCCCATTG GGGTGCCACATTTGAAAGAGGGGGATGTTCCACCACAAGGAGGGAGGCCAGGGTGGGCAGCACCACCAAATCCAAGGATGGGACCCTGGATGATTCTTTTGAATAAAATTGCTGAATCTCATAATCTCATTCCTGAATTTGAA ATTACTTTTGAAGCTACTCATCATGGACCTGTGACAACTAAGCCAACAATGTTCATCGAGATAG GTAGCACTGAGGAGTACTGGAAGAGACAGGATGCTGCTCAAGTTGTTGCACTA TTAGTCTGGGAAGGACTTGGACTTGGAGGAGGTCCTCCTGTTGGAAACTGGAGCAG TACATCTGCAAATAACAAAGTCCTCCTAGGGATTGGTGGAGGACATTATGTGCCACGACATACGGATGTGATAAA GAAGGATGGTTGTTGGGTAGGCCAACTCCTCTCCGGTTACTCCTTACCAATGGAAGATCCTGGCCCAACAAAAGGTAAAGTAAGTGCACAAGATATTGCTGGAACTTGGAAACATTCAATTAGAGCAGCATATGATGCTACCAAAGCAGGTTTTCCTGGTGGAGATATTCTGGCACATCTTGATCAGAA GAGTTTCAAGGGTTGGCAGAAGAATGCGATTATTGAATTCCTAGGTGCACAGAACATTAAAATTGGCAAGCCTGGTGACTTCAGCTGA